The following coding sequences lie in one Desmodus rotundus isolate HL8 chromosome 1, HLdesRot8A.1, whole genome shotgun sequence genomic window:
- the RFESD gene encoding Rieske domain-containing protein, with the protein MDLDDSEQDPEMKESPPVCVGREDDIKKSERMTAVVHEREVVIFYHKGEYHAMDIRCYHSGGPLHLGDIEDFDGRPCIVCPWHKYKITLATGEGLYQSINPKDPSAKPKWCSKGIKQRIHTVTVDNGNIYVTLSTDPFKCDSDFYATGNFKVIKSSS; encoded by the exons ATGGATCTTGATGACTCGGAGCAAGATCCTGAAATGAAGGAAAGTCCTCCTGTCTGTGTCGGCAGAGAAGACGACATTAAGAAATCTGAAAGAATGACAGCTGTCGTCCATGAGAGAGAAGTGGTCATTTTCTACCACAAAGGAGAATATCATGCTATGGATATTCGCTGTTAcc ACTCAGGAGGACCTTTACATTTGGGAGACATAGAG GATTTTGATGGACGACCATGTATAGTTTGCCCCTGGCATAAATATAAGATTACTTTGGCAACGGGAGAAGGACTATATCAGTCTATAAACCCTAAAGATCCATCAGCAAAACCCAAGTGGTGTTCTAAAGGAATAAAGCAGAGGATTCATACAGTGACAGTGGACAATGGGAATATTTATGTGACTCTTTCTACTGATCCTTTCAAGTGTGACTCTGATTTTTATGCCACTGGAAACTTCAAAGTAATTAAGAGTTCTTCCTGA